Genomic DNA from Paenibacillus borealis:
AATCGCGTCGCTCAGAATGCGGTAGAGCGAAGTAAACGCTACAATCGCGAACAGCACACCCGTTACAACGACAACGGCGAGCGCCTCACGCCAGTCCAGCTTCATGGAATGCACAAGCGTATAGGTGAAAAAAGCATTGATCCCCATGCCCGGGACGACGATGATCGGTGTTTTGCCGCCAAAAGCCATCAGCAGGCAGCCTGTAATCGCTGTCAGCAGCGTGGCCACCATTCCCGCGCGCAGCGGCATGCCTGCATCATGCAGAATCGCCGCATTCACCATAACGATATATACCGAAGCGAAATACGATAGAATACCTGCCGCCCACTCCCGTTTCCAGTTGTCGCCCGGCTCAAGTCCCACGCTATTCCGCCAAAAATTCGATTTCATGTAAAAACCTCCACTGATGATAAGTTCCGCTGGCTATTACCCGGTTCGCCTGATCCGTAATCAGCAGGCTCTGCCGGTATAGCTAGTATGCCGTCAAATTAGTACTCTTAAGCCGCAATAAAAGGGCATGCAGCGGGGAATCGGCTGCACGCCCTTGGTTCCTGTTCAATCCTCATTCAAACGTGATGCCGCCGGTTTCCAGCAGATCCCGTACTGTAACGCTAACCATGATCAGACCGACTACCGGAGGCACGAACGAATTGCTGGCCGGAGGCTGCTTCGCTTTACGCCGGTCAGGCGCATTGGCGGGAACAATCTGCTCGGTTACATCCTCACGCGGCTTTACCGGCTTCTCGGTTGAGAATACAACCTTCACGCCTTTCTTGATGCCTTCCTTGCGCAGCTTCGTGCGGATCACGCGGGCAATCGGGTCCATAGTCGTCTTGGAGATGTCGGCCACCTGGAAACGGGTCGGGTCCATCTTGTTCGCCGCACCCATACTGGAGATCATCGGGATCTTCCGGGTCAGACATTCCTTGATCAGATGAATTTTGTAGATAATCGTGTCCGAAGCGTCAATGACATAATCCGGCTTGTATTTGAACAGCTCCTCATAGGTCTCTTCGGTGTAGAACATGTTCAAGGCGATCGCTTCGCAATCCGGATTGATCAGCTTGACGCGGTCCACCATCAGATCGGTTTTGTTCTGGCCGATGGTCGTCGTCAGCGCATGGATCTGGCGGTTGATATTGGTAATATCGACGGAATCCTTATCGATTAGAATGATGCGTCCGATACCGGTACGGGCGAGGGCCTCTACAGCCATCGCGCCCACTCCGCCAATCCCCAGCACAGCCACTGTGCTGTTCTTCAAGATCCCAAGACCTTCCGGTCCGATTGCCAGTTCCGTACGCGAGAACTGATTCAGCATGATGTCAGCCTCCTTATGCAGGCCTGCGGGGCATAGCCGCTTAAGTCTGCGCTATGCCCCATCAGCCATTTATGTTTTATTTCTTTTCTTTTTCCGGTTTTGGTGCCAATTTGATATGCAGCTGCTCGAGCTGTACAGCATCTACCGGGGACGGAGCGTCCATCAGCAGGTCGGTTGCACTTGCGGTCTTAGGGAAGGCAATGGTTTCACGCAGGTTCGTGCGTCCGGCCAGCAGCATGATCAGACGGTCGAAGCCGAAGGCAATCCCGCCGTGCGGAGGTGTGCCGTATTCGAAGGCATCCATCAGGTAGCCGAATTTCTCATACGCGAGTTCCTGTGTGAAGCCGAGAGCTTCGAACATTTTCTCCTGAACCTCGCGTTTGTAGATACGCTGGGAGCCGCCGCCCACCTCGTAGCCGTTAAGCACGATGTCATAAGCCTGCGCGCGGATCGCACCCGGATCTGTATCGAAGAGATGCAGGTCTTCATCCATCGGGCGTGTGAACGGATGATGCTCTGCCATGTAGCGCTTCTGGTCTTCGTCATAGCTGAGCAGCGGGAATTCTGTAACCCAGGCGAATTTGAACACACTGTCATCGATCAGGCCAAGCTGGCGGCCGATCTTCAGGCGGAGTGCGCCGAGCACATCCGCAACCACCTTCTTGGTGTCAGCGGAGAAGAGCAGAAGGTCGCCTTCTTCAGCACCGGTACGTTCCTTCACGGCGGCAATCTCTTCTTCCGTGAAGAACTTCACGATTGGGCCTTTGAACTCGCCGTCTTTCACTTGAATCCAGGCCAGGCCCTTGGCGCCGTAGCGTGCAGCATACGGTCCGAGATCATCAATTTCCTTACGGGTCCAGGTGCCGCAGCCCTTAGCATTAAGACATTTCACTTCTCCGCCCTTCTCGATCACGGAGGCGAATACCTTCACACCGCTGGAAGCAACGATATCGTTCATCTCTACCAGCTCCAGGCCAAACCGCAGGTCAGGCTTGTCCGAGCCGTATTTGCCGATAGCTTCGGCATAAGTCAACCGCTGGAACGGAGTAGCCACCTCAACACCAATAGTTTCCTTAAGCAGTCGCTGCATCAGGGTTTCCATCATGGACAACAGTTCATCCTGCGGCATGAAGGAGGTCTCGATGTCGAACTGGGTGAATTCCGGCTGGCGGTCTGCGCGCAGGTCCTCATCGCGGAAACAGCGTGCCATCTGGTAATAACGCTCGATGCCGCCGACCATCAGCAGCTGCTTGTAGATCTGCGGAGACTGCGGAAGCGCGAAGAATTCCCCTTCATGCACACGGCTTGGCACGAGATAATCACGTGCGCCTTCCGGTGAGCTTTTGGTCAGAATCGGAGTTTCCACATCAATGAAACCTTCGCTGTCCAGGAAGTCGCGGAAGATCTTGGCCGCTTTCGAACGGAGCAGCAGCGTCTTGTGCATTTCCGGACGGCGCAGATCCAGGTAACGGTATTTCATCCGCAGCGATTCATCCACTTCCACACCGTCTTCAATGAAGAACGGAGGTGTCTTGGCAGCATTCAGTACTTCAATATCTGTAATCTGTACTTCAATCTCACCGGTCGGCAGGTTGCGGTTGATCGTTTCTTCATCCCGTTTAACCACTTTACCCGTTACGGCAAGCACGTACTCACTGCGCACCTTATCGGCAATCTGCAGCGCTTCTCCGGAATAGTCAGGGTTGAATACAATCTGTACAATCCCTGTGCGGTCGCGCAGGTCAATAAACAGCACGCCTCCAAGGTCACGGCGGGTCTGCACCCAACCGTTCAGTGTTACTGTCTCGCCGATGCTGGCCGTTGTCAATTGTCCACAGTTATGGCTTCTGGTCATCTTTTATCCTACCCCTTCATGGTTAAAATTACATATACTGACTGCAGCTTGCTTGCGGGTATATCCATGCTTAAATTCTAATTCAGCGACTGCGCCAGCTCTTCCAGCTTGACGGTCCGCTGCTCGCCTGTTTCCATCGACTTCAGGGCGATAACACCGCTGTTCAGCTCGTCTTCGCCAAGAATCGCCGTATACCGGGCCGACATGCGGTCCGCTGACTTCATCTGTGCCTTCATCTTCCGTCCCAGGTAATCGCGTTCTGCCGAGAAACCCAGGCTGCGCAGATGGAACAGCTGCTTGGTGATTTCCAGATCTGCAGCTTCGCCCAATGCGACAAAATACACATCCAGCGGCTTCACTGCTTCCAGCTCTACTCCCTGATTCTCCAGAATCAGCAGAATACGCTCAAGGCCGATGCCGAAACCGATACCCGGCTGATCCGGTCCGCCGATTTCTTCCACCAGGCCGTTATACCGGCCGCCGCCGCCCACCGTGTCGATGGAGCCGATGCCTGCCGCTTTATACTCAAACGCTGTATGCGTGTAATAATCCAGACCGCGTACCAGACGGGGATTGATGCTGTACTCCACGCCCATCGCGTCCAAATGCCCTTTTACCTTGGCAAAATGCTCTGTGCACTCCTCGTCCAGACTATCCAGAATAGACGGGGCCCCGCCGAATTTATCCTGATCGACCTTGCAGTCCAGCACGCGCAGCGGGTTGCGTTCCATCCGGCGCTGGCAGTCGCTGCACAGGCTCTCTCTCATCGGTCTCAGGAAATCCAGCAGCTTCTCCCGGTACGCCGCGCGGCTAGGCGCGTTACCCACGGAATTCAGCTCCACTCTTACATCCTTCAGCCCCAGATCAAGATAGAACTGGTACCCGAGCGAAATCACTTCCGCATCGATTGCCGGGTCCACTGCACCGAAGGCTTCGATGCCGAATTGGTGGAACTGGCGGTATCTGCCTGCCTGCGGACGTTCATAGCGGAACATCGGTCCGATATAATACAGCTTGCTGACATCCGGCTCACCATACAGCTTGTTCTGCACATACGCGCGTACAACGCCCGCAGTCCCTTCGGGACGCAGTGCCAGATCGCGGTCGCCTTTGTCCTTGAAGGTGTACATTTCCCCTTCTACAATATCCGTTGTTTCACCTACACCACGCTCAAACAGCCCGGTGTGCTCGAACAGCGGTGTGCGGATCTCCCGGTAGTTGAAGCGGCGGCAGAGATCTCTTGCTTTGCCCTCAACGTACTGCCACTTCTCTACTGCACCCGGAAGCACATCCTGCGTACCGGTTGGTTTCTCGAATCTTTCTTTAGCCACAGCCAATCCCTCCTGAAAATAACCCCTCTTGCTTCATGGAACTCATTGTCTCTGCTTCTAAAAACAACAAAAAATCCCCCGCCCTGTTTAATTACAAACAGGGACGAGGGATTATCATAACCAATAATTCACCCGTGGTACCACCCACATTCCGGACATAAGCAACTGCTCTGCTCCACATCCGCTCTAAGCGGTTAACGCCCGCCTACGCGCAATCGGCTACTGACTCCGGGCAACCTGCTGCTGCCTGCTTTCGCCGTGCGTTCTCGGGGAGGTCATTCGTCCGTTCATCAACAGAATCCTTACAGCCATGCGGATCAGGTATTGCCGTCCTCACTTGGACGTGCAGCCGGATCTGCGGGATTCCTCTCTGGGGTTGTGGGCTACGGAGTACTTGGTCCCGTCATCAAAACATTATAACATACCGTATATTGTTAGATTCTACTGAACCACTGCGCTAAAGTCAAGGAATGAATTGAATTAAATTGAGTTAAGTATCCCTGCTCGCAGCCAGGGTGAATCAGCCGGAGCTGCGCAAGCGCACATGGCCTATGCAAGAACTGGACGCGGCTCCTCAGGATTACCTGCCAGCCAGGAGGACTGAGATTCCGTTATGTGTCCAGAGATGCCTCATTTCGAGCTGGAATGAACAAGATAACGGAATCTCAGTCCGTTTCATCCTCTAAAGTAAGCTTTTGTGGAAAATAAGGGCCTCTCAGTCCGCTACACGGTCTGCTTCACGCTACCGACTACTGACGCCCTTCTACTCCAAGCATGTAAATTCTTAGATTTCAAAAAAAAATGACCTGCAGCCGATTGCTGCAGGTCCATCATCATATATTATAAAAAAGGGGGTCATGCTTCTATTATAAACACGCTATATTAAGGAATCATGAATGTAATATTACAGTTGCATTACAGAAAAGAAAGCGTTTTATTGAGTCGTACATGCCTGTGCCCGAACTCTACAGATTAGGTTACACTACAACCCTATTCCCTGTCTAGAGAATTCATGCGGTTTCTGCTTCCCTGCGGGCAAATAAATAGCTCCAGCCTCCCCCTAAGGGAGGACTGGAGCTGAATTGGTTATCCGGACTAAGCACGGCCTCCTGCTTAATCAAAAATCTCCACATAGGCCTGCTTGCCGCGCAGAACCTCAACAACCTCATTGTAGTGATTCTCAGCCACTTTGAGATCCATTACGTAGTGCAGGTTATCCAAATCGCTGCTTTTCAAATCAGAGCCGCTGTGCACCTCTCCCGCCGTACGTTCATCATCTGTCCGGCCCAGGTCATCATCAACAGTAACTCCAGGTACAATGGCTGCTCCGGTAAGCGGCCCTGCCGCGCCCCCTGCTGCGTAGACCCCTCCGGCAGCTGTAGCCGAAGTGTTATAGGGAGCCAGCGGAATCAGAATATTGCGGCGGTTGTTTCCGCCCGTATCCAGAGGATCCGTCAGCGCCGACACTTCAATTCCCTCCACACCGTATGGAATCAGTGCTGTCTTGGCACCTTCTGCTGCATCTTCTGTGCTGAAATAGGCTTGGATTCTTTTAGTCATGGTAAATCCCTCCCAAAGGTTAGTTTAAGTATTACAGCGCTGCATGAGTTCATTCAGATCAAGCATGTATTACAACACCTTAAGCAGCTCACGCACAAATGCGGGCTCATCCTTGGGTGTGCGTGAAGTAATGTAATTGCCGTCCACGACGACCTCTTCATCCTTGAATTCCGCACCGGCATTGATGAGATCATCCTTCAGCGGCGGATAGGAGGTAAGCGTGCGGCCTTGTACCAGACCGGCACTGATCAGAATCTGCGGCCCGTGGCAGATAGCAGCAATAGGCTTGCCTGCACCGTCCGCATCTTTTACAAATTGCAGGATATCCTGGTCAAGACGAAGGTTCTCCGGCGAAGATCCGCCCGGGATGACTACAGCATCATAATCTCCGGCTTTCACCTCGCTGACCGCCTTATGGGCGGCATAAGACACGCTGCCTTTTTTACCGAGCAGGGTCTCATTTTTCTTCAGACCAATAATCTCTGCCTGATGTCCGGCCTGCAGTACTTCTTCGTAAGGCACCTTCATTTCGGAATCCTCAAAACCATTAGCGAGCAGAAATGCTACTTTACTCATTGAGATATATTTCTCCTCTCTACGCTATTCTGTTCTCGTCATTCTATTACCCTCATTCCCCTGCTTTATAACGAGATCAGGGCAGCTTTCGCAAAATCCCGCCGGCTACCCCCCATTTGAACGCTCCAAAAAACACAGAAATAAGCCGCCTTCTCCCGCACTCCTTACGTCCGCGGCAGAAGGTTGCGGCTTGTTCCCTTGAGCATCTGCGGCTCCCTCTGCTCCCCGGCTCCCCTTGCCGTCGCAGCAGCTTCAGTCATAGAGCCCGCTGTAGAGCTCTGTATACTGTTCCATATCCATGCTTTCTGTGATTGTCTCATGCTACTTACTCCCCGCAACTTGTGTATAATGGTTCTTCACTAGTTTATCCAGCCGGGGAAACCGCTATCCAATACAAAAAAGACCCCAAACGGGGTCCTTACATCCAGCTGTAAAATTAGATTGTCATATTAAGCCCGCTTAGCGGCCGCCTCTTCCAAGACTAGCCCCGGCTGTCCAGCAGCAGGGTAACCGGGCCCCAGTTCGTCAGGGAGACGTCCATCATCGCTCCAAAAATACCGGTCTCCACCTGAAGTCCGCCTCTGCGCAGCTCCTGGTTGAAGTAGTCATAGAGCCGCTCGGCCTCCGCCGGAGCCGCCGCAGCCATGAAGTTGGGCCGCCGGCCCTTGCGGCAGTCCCCGTACAGGGTGAACTGGGACACAGACAGGATTGCTCCGCCGGCATCTGTTACACTGAAGTTCATTTTGCCGGCGTCATCCTCAAAGATCCGCAGTCCGGCTACCTTGTCAGCCAAATACTTGGCATCCTTCTCCGTATCTTCATGGGTTACGCCGACCAGCAGCATCAGGCCCTCTCCAATCGCTCCGGTTACTGTTCCGTCCACCGTCACACTCGCATCCTTGCAGCGCTGTACAACCACTCTCATAACATCCTTCAGCTCCTTGCCTTGTTGCCTTCATGCCTTATTGCATAATGCGGTTAACCGTATAAACATCCTTCACGCGCTTGACCTTATCCACCACAGACTGCAGATGATCGGTGTTGCGGATCAGAATCGTCATATGAATCATCGCCATCTTGTTCTTGTCAGAGCGTCCCGTAACCGCTGAGATATTGGTCTTGCTCTCCGACACCGCCTGCAGCACTTCATTCAGCAGTCCGTTGCGGTCATGGCCCGTAATCTCAATATCGACGCTATAGTTGGCCTCCATGCTGCCTTCCCATTCCACTTCAATGACACGGGCTGATTCCTCCCCGTCCCCTTCACCCGGAATGTTCGGACAATCCTCACGGTGCACGGATACGCCGCGTCCGCGGGTTACATAACCAATAATATCGTCGCCCGGCACGGGATTACAACATCGTGCGAAGCGTACAAGCAGATTATCAATCCCTTTGACACGCACGCCGTTGGTCGGCTGATTGCGCTTCTCCCCGCTGGATTTGATCTCCTTCATCTCAGAAGTCAGCTCCAGATGACCGGCGGCTTCTTCCTGGTCCTTACGCAGCTTCTCGGTCAGCTTGGAGGCAATCTGCGCGGCTGTAATCCCGCCAAAACCTACTGCGGAGAGCATATCCTCTACATCATTGAAGGCGAATTTCTTCGCTGCTTCTGACAATTTATCTTCCGTCAGCCAGTCAGAGACCTCCACGTTCAGGCGCTTCAGCTCACGTTCGATCGCTTCACGGCCTTTTTCAACGTTCTCTTCCCGCTTCTCCTTCTTGAACCATTGCTTGATCTTGCTTCGCGCATGTGAAGACTGGGCAATCTTCAGCCAGTCACGGCTCGGCCCGTACGAGTTCTTCGAGGTCAGAATCTCCACGATATCCCCGGTCTTCAGCTTATGGTCGAGCGGTACGATGCGCCCGTTGACCTTGGAGCCGATCGTCCGGTTGCCGACCTCTGTATGGATGCGGAACGCGAAGTCAAGCGGCACAGAGCCTGCAGGCAGCTCTACAACCTCACCCTTAGGCGTGAACACAAAGACGAGGTCGGAGAAAAAGTCCATTTTGAGCGACTCCACGAATTCTTCCGCATCCTTAGCTTCATGCTGCAGCTCCAGAATCTCGCGGAAGAACGGCATCCGGTTCTCCGGATTCACGTTGTTGCTGCTGCCTTCCTTATACGCCCAATGCGCAGCTATCCCGAATTCGGCCGTACGGTGCATCTCCCAGGTACGGATCTGCACTTCAGTAGGCTCCCCTCCGGGACCCACTACCGTTGTATGCAAAGACTGATACATATTCGCTTTGGGCATGGCGATATAATCCTTGAACCGGCCAGGCATCGGCTTCCAAAGAGTATGGATAATTCCTAACGTAGCATAACAATCCTTAATATTGTCGACGATAATGCGGATGGCCAGCAGATCATAGATTTCGTTGAACTGCTTGTTCTTGGTGCTCATCTTGTTATAGACACTGTAAATATGCTTCGGGCGTCCCGAAAGATCCCCTTCGATGCCCATTTCATCCAGCTTGGCGCGGATCCGCCCGATAACGCTGTCGATAAACTGCTCACGTTCTGCCCGTTTCTTGTGTACAAGATTGGCAATCCGGTAATACTGCTGCGGATTCAGATAACGGAGGGCAATATCCTCCATCTCCCATTTAATCGCAGAGATCCCCAAGCGGTCCGCAATGGGACAAAAAATCTCCAGAGTCTCATAGGAAATACGGCGCTGGCTCTCTTCCGACTGGTACTTGAGCGTACGCATATTATGCAGACGGTCCGCCAGCTTAATCACAATGACCCGGATATCCTGAGCCATAGCGATGAACATTTTGCGGTAATTCTCGTTCTGCTGCTCTTCCTTAGAGCGGAACCGGATGCGTTCCAGCTTGGTCAGACCGTCCACCAGCATGGCGCAGGTATCGCCAAATTTCGCGCGAATCTGGTCCAGTGACACCGTCGTATCTTCTACAACATCATGCAACAGCGCTGCAATAATAGATATAACATCCATTTGCATGTTGACGACAATATCTGCGACCGCCAGCGGATGCAGAATGTATGGCTCCCCCGATTTCCGAACCTGCCCGTGATGAGCCTGATCGGCAAACTCATAAGCTTCCCGGATGCGGAGAAGATCTTTTTCTTTTATATAGGCGCCGGCCTTTTCGGTTAATTGCTCTATGCCCATTCTCGTCGTATCCGTTTCCCTTCTATAATAAAATGAACCCGCAAGCCGTGCAGAATTTGCAGGTTCCATATGTTCCAAACTGCACTACGCACAGATTAAAGTTGTCTATAATTATGACGCTTACGGAGGATTACGTCAACACTTGCCATAGCGTGGTATTCCTGTAAGGGAAAGGGACAAGAAAAGACAATTTTGTGGCGCGCGCAAAAATGTTGTTGTAAAAAGGCGCCGATCTATTTAATCTAGTAAAGGCGGTTTTTTAACGTCAAGCTTACATCAAATTAGATCAGAAAGAGAAGTGAACTCCATTGCAACGCGAAATTCAAGTTAACGAAAGACTCCCTTGGGGCCCGGGTTTCCTCCTGAGTCTTCAGCATTTGTTCGCCATGTTCGGCAGCACAGTGCTTGTCCCCAACCTGTTCGGTGTAGATCCCGGCATGATCCTGCTGATGAATGGTATCGGCACCTTGCTTTACATTCTGATCTGCCGCGGCAAAATCCCCGCATATCTTGGTTCAAGCTTCGCCTTCATCTCTCCGGTATTAAGTGTGCTAGATAAACATTCCGGCGATCATGAGCATGGATATTCGCTTGCACTTGGCGCATTTATTGTTACTGGTGTTATTTTTATTCTAGTCGCTTTGATCGTGCGTTATGCGGGCACCGGCTGGATTAATGTCGTATTCCCTCCGGCGGTTATGGGCGCTATCGTAGCAACCATCGGACTGGAGCTCGTTCCTGTAGCAGCACGCATGGCCGGACTGATTGCTCCTGAAGGAGTGGCCGCCACTGACTGGACTCCGGATGGAAAAGCTATTACCTTGTCGATGGTCACGCTGGGCGTTACCGTACTCGGCTCCGTGTTATTCCGCGGCTTCCCCAAAATCATTCATATCCTCATCGGTATCGTTACCGGTTATGTACTCGCTTATATCTTGGGCCAGGTAAATACAGGGGCTATCTCTGAAGCCCATTTCCTGTCCCATCCAACGATTATCACCCCATCTTTCGAATGGTCGGTAATTTTCACAATCATCCCTGTATCGCTTGTTGTTATTGTTGAGCATATCGGCCACTTGCTGGTAACCAGCAACATTGTCGGCAAAGACCTGACCAAAGATCCCGGACTGGACCGCTCACTGATGGGTAACGGGATTTCCACGGTACTATCAGGATTCCTGGGCTCCACCCCGAATACCACTTATGGTGAAAATATCGGCGTTATGGCGCTTACCAAAGTCTACTCGGTGTACGTAATCGGCGGCGCTGCAGTGATCGCTATCCTGCTTTCGTTCTCCGGAACATTCTCGTCGGTCATTGCTAATATCCCGCAGCCGGTCATGGGCGGTGTCTCACTCTTACTGTTCGGAGTAATTGCCGCATCGGGTCTGCGTATTTTCGTGGAGCAGAAGGTCGATTTCTCCAAAGCTACCAACATGATTCTGGCTACTCTGGTACTGGTGGTCGGCATCAGCGGTATCTCACTGACGATCTACGGTGTACAGCTGAAAGGTATGGCACTGGCGACAATCGTCGGTATGGTTCTCTCCTTGCTCTTCAAGCTGTTCGAGGTTCTTGGCTTGTCCAATGAACAGGAAGCAGAGAAATCCGCTCATTAAGCCCTGAATACTTATATATAATAGAAGAAACACGGTTATAAAGTACTTTTACGGACCGTAGAGCTCTTATCCTTTCAAAAAGAGTGCATTTCGCCGTGCTAACGACCGTGGTGCACTTATCACTTCTCTAGCCTATAAATTCTAATATTTCAAAAAAAAGCGGACTGCTGTCTTAAATCGACAGCAGTCCGCTTTATATTTCCCGGGAAAAGTTGTCCGGGTGAATTAATCCTCGTAAGTCAACAGGGTAACCACTTCAATATCAGACAGCTTATTGCGTCCGGCCAGAGCCGTCAGTTCAATCAGGAATGCTGCGCCGACCACCTGTCCGCCAAGCTGCTCCACCAGGCTTACCGAAGTAGCGATCGTGCCGCCGGTAGCGAGCAGATCATCAGCAATCAGAACCTTCTGTCCCGGCTGGATAGCGTCTGTGTGTACGGCAAGGGTATCTTTGCCGTATTCCAGATCGTATCCCACTTCAATCGTCGCGTAAGGAAGCTTGCCGCTTTTGCGGATGGGCACAAAACCGACGCCCAGTGCATACGCCAGCGGTGCACCTACTACAAAGCCGCGCGCCTCCGGTCCGGCAATTATATCAATCTCCAGATGGGCAACAAGCGCCTTAAGCTCATCGATAGCTGCACGGTACTTGGCGCCATCTTTAAGCAGGGTAGTTATATCTTTAAAGCTGATTCCCGGCTGCGGGAAATCCGGAATCACACGAATACTGTCTTTGAAATCCAATAGTCTCATCTCCTAAAAGTTATGAGGACAGGATCATCCTCATCTGAATTCCCTGCAAAAACTCTTATACGGAAAGCAATTACAAAATGCTACGAGGCGCCTAACCGGCGTGACAGCATGAATTCCTGCAATTCGCCGCGGCTGCCTTCCATGAAATACTGTTCCATTTCAGCCGTCTTGCCCAGTCTGACAAAATGCTCTGATGCCGTCAGACTCTTGGCGGCAGGCTGCGTGACAAAGGTGATGCTGCCGCCGCTGCGTTTAATGAAATCAAGCTCATCGAATACATCGAGCATTCTGCCCAGCATACGCACACCCAGTGCAGACTGGCGGCTAAGCCGCAGCAGCACTTCATGCTCAGGGGTTGCGGTAGCTGCGATCGAGGCTATCAATTTATACAACGACTTGAAGTGATCACGGGTAGGAACCTGCAGCCGGTCACGGCCGTCGCGGATCGAATGCAGCAGGGCAATATTCTCTGTGCGTGGAAATGCAGTGAACAGTGCCTCCAGCTGCTCCGGCGTTTCCGGCATATCCAGCAGACAGAGCAGTGTTATCTCTGTTTGGTCACTTCCCGAATCACCTTGATGCAACGGTGAAATCCCGGCATCCTCATCATAGACCCACAGCGACATGCCTTTCAGTTCACGCAGTGGTGACATACGGCTGTTCTGAAATACCGCCGCAGTCTTCACCGGGTTGCTGCCGCTGTAAGAGCGGATCAGCTCCTGGATATGCGCTGCCTGCTTGACTGCATCGGCAGCACCGCGCAGATCGAACAGCTGTGCGGCAGGCACTGCGAGGTCCTGCAGCATCAGCTGAGGCTTGCGTGAGCCGTTCCATTCGTTGACCGACAGCTCCGCCAGCACATCAATAAGGGTACCTGCAGGCAGCAGATCAGCCAGCGGCCCCTTACCGAAGGCTACCGCTTCGATCGTCACCTTGTCCTGCTGCAGGACAAGCTTCAGATGTTTGCCGTCCTGGCCCATCTTGCGGGTTTCCTTCACAGCAGCTCCGCGCAGAATGAATCTCGGCAGCGGGTTAGCCATCCCGAAGGGGGCAA
This window encodes:
- a CDS encoding tRNA threonylcarbamoyladenosine dehydratase, whose product is MLNQFSRTELAIGPEGLGILKNSTVAVLGIGGVGAMAVEALARTGIGRIILIDKDSVDITNINRQIHALTTTIGQNKTDLMVDRVKLINPDCEAIALNMFYTEETYEELFKYKPDYVIDASDTIIYKIHLIKECLTRKIPMISSMGAANKMDPTRFQVADISKTTMDPIARVIRTKLRKEGIKKGVKVVFSTEKPVKPREDVTEQIVPANAPDRRKAKQPPASNSFVPPVVGLIMVSVTVRDLLETGGITFE
- the aspS gene encoding aspartate--tRNA ligase, which gives rise to MTRSHNCGQLTTASIGETVTLNGWVQTRRDLGGVLFIDLRDRTGIVQIVFNPDYSGEALQIADKVRSEYVLAVTGKVVKRDEETINRNLPTGEIEVQITDIEVLNAAKTPPFFIEDGVEVDESLRMKYRYLDLRRPEMHKTLLLRSKAAKIFRDFLDSEGFIDVETPILTKSSPEGARDYLVPSRVHEGEFFALPQSPQIYKQLLMVGGIERYYQMARCFRDEDLRADRQPEFTQFDIETSFMPQDELLSMMETLMQRLLKETIGVEVATPFQRLTYAEAIGKYGSDKPDLRFGLELVEMNDIVASSGVKVFASVIEKGGEVKCLNAKGCGTWTRKEIDDLGPYAARYGAKGLAWIQVKDGEFKGPIVKFFTEEEIAAVKERTGAEEGDLLLFSADTKKVVADVLGALRLKIGRQLGLIDDSVFKFAWVTEFPLLSYDEDQKRYMAEHHPFTRPMDEDLHLFDTDPGAIRAQAYDIVLNGYEVGGGSQRIYKREVQEKMFEALGFTQELAYEKFGYLMDAFEYGTPPHGGIAFGFDRLIMLLAGRTNLRETIAFPKTASATDLLMDAPSPVDAVQLEQLHIKLAPKPEKEKK
- the hisS gene encoding histidine--tRNA ligase; the protein is MAKERFEKPTGTQDVLPGAVEKWQYVEGKARDLCRRFNYREIRTPLFEHTGLFERGVGETTDIVEGEMYTFKDKGDRDLALRPEGTAGVVRAYVQNKLYGEPDVSKLYYIGPMFRYERPQAGRYRQFHQFGIEAFGAVDPAIDAEVISLGYQFYLDLGLKDVRVELNSVGNAPSRAAYREKLLDFLRPMRESLCSDCQRRMERNPLRVLDCKVDQDKFGGAPSILDSLDEECTEHFAKVKGHLDAMGVEYSINPRLVRGLDYYTHTAFEYKAAGIGSIDTVGGGGRYNGLVEEIGGPDQPGIGFGIGLERILLILENQGVELEAVKPLDVYFVALGEAADLEITKQLFHLRSLGFSAERDYLGRKMKAQMKSADRMSARYTAILGEDELNSGVIALKSMETGEQRTVKLEELAQSLN
- a CDS encoding type 1 glutamine amidotransferase domain-containing protein, which gives rise to MSKVAFLLANGFEDSEMKVPYEEVLQAGHQAEIIGLKKNETLLGKKGSVSYAAHKAVSEVKAGDYDAVVIPGGSSPENLRLDQDILQFVKDADGAGKPIAAICHGPQILISAGLVQGRTLTSYPPLKDDLINAGAEFKDEEVVVDGNYITSRTPKDEPAFVRELLKVL
- the dtd gene encoding D-aminoacyl-tRNA deacylase, producing MRVVVQRCKDASVTVDGTVTGAIGEGLMLLVGVTHEDTEKDAKYLADKVAGLRIFEDDAGKMNFSVTDAGGAILSVSQFTLYGDCRKGRRPNFMAAAAPAEAERLYDYFNQELRRGGLQVETGIFGAMMDVSLTNWGPVTLLLDSRG
- a CDS encoding RelA/SpoT family protein; translation: MGIEQLTEKAGAYIKEKDLLRIREAYEFADQAHHGQVRKSGEPYILHPLAVADIVVNMQMDVISIIAALLHDVVEDTTVSLDQIRAKFGDTCAMLVDGLTKLERIRFRSKEEQQNENYRKMFIAMAQDIRVIVIKLADRLHNMRTLKYQSEESQRRISYETLEIFCPIADRLGISAIKWEMEDIALRYLNPQQYYRIANLVHKKRAEREQFIDSVIGRIRAKLDEMGIEGDLSGRPKHIYSVYNKMSTKNKQFNEIYDLLAIRIIVDNIKDCYATLGIIHTLWKPMPGRFKDYIAMPKANMYQSLHTTVVGPGGEPTEVQIRTWEMHRTAEFGIAAHWAYKEGSSNNVNPENRMPFFREILELQHEAKDAEEFVESLKMDFFSDLVFVFTPKGEVVELPAGSVPLDFAFRIHTEVGNRTIGSKVNGRIVPLDHKLKTGDIVEILTSKNSYGPSRDWLKIAQSSHARSKIKQWFKKEKREENVEKGREAIERELKRLNVEVSDWLTEDKLSEAAKKFAFNDVEDMLSAVGFGGITAAQIASKLTEKLRKDQEEAAGHLELTSEMKEIKSSGEKRNQPTNGVRVKGIDNLLVRFARCCNPVPGDDIIGYVTRGRGVSVHREDCPNIPGEGDGEESARVIEVEWEGSMEANYSVDIEITGHDRNGLLNEVLQAVSESKTNISAVTGRSDKNKMAMIHMTILIRNTDHLQSVVDKVKRVKDVYTVNRIMQ